The following DNA comes from Fervidibacillus albus.
TGTTTATTCGAATCGTCGAAGAAGAAGGAGAACGTGAAAAACTTTTCGACTTGAAAAAAATTTTAAAACATCATCGTGGAAAGACACCGGTCATTTTGTTTTATGCACGTGAAAGACGTACGGTTCAACTGTCTGAACAATATTGGATCGACTTAGGAAGCGAAGGAATAGCAAAATTGAAACGATTGTTTGGAGACGATAACGTCATTGTCCAATAACTATTTTTCGAGAAACTATTGACTAAATTGATTGGAAAGGCTGAATACTTTACAATCCCATCTTTTATGTTAATATGGTAAGTGAAACTTTTTGTGGTCAGACCACTGAAAGGAAAAGTCGGTTAAACTTCTTTTTTAACCGGCAAAATGAATAGGAAAAGGATTTAGTGCAAATCACGTTCGTTACAAACGGATGAAAAGGGAGCGTACATATTTTCACACTAAAACAGGTGGCGTTGCATCTCGCTTGGACGTTCCAAGGGGAATTGGAAACGAACTCGTAAATGCTCGTTCGGACGTAAAGAGATTTCAGTTACGCCTATTCGCTGAGGGGAGTAACCGTATGAAATGATCTACAAGAAAGAAACCCGGTCGCACTCGCTCCATCGCGACAGTAAATTTACAATTAAGGACTGAGACAACGAATAACGGTGAAAAGAATGAATGAACGCGAGAAGCAGACGAAAGTTTATTTAGAAATTGTTAAACAAATAAAAAACATTATCGACGAACATCAACTAAGTCCAGGAGGGAAACTTCCTTCCGAACGGGAATTAGCTGAACAGTTACAGGCGGGACGTTCTTCTGTTCGGGAAGCGTTACGGGCGTTGGAATTGCTCGGATTAATTGAAACGCGAAGAGGAGAAGGAACGTTTATCGCCGATTTCCGCAATCATCGTCTCGTCGAAATTTTAAGTGGTTTCATTTTAAATAACGATCAAGCAAAAAAAGACGTCTCGGAAACGAAACGAATGCTCGAACGTTCGGCCATTCATTTGTTGATTGATCAAAAAAAACGAATGGATCCGCTCGTGTTTAAAGATATGGATGAACACACTTACTTTCAAACGATGATTGAAAAAACCGACAACTTCTTATTATTGAAAATTTGGCGGATTTTATCGAATTTCGAATTATCTTTACAAGTGAAACATACATTGAAGAAAGATTCGTATATCCAATTAATCGAAGCGATTAATGAAGGAAATAAGGAAAAAGTAGATCGTTTTTTTTTACATGAACGAACGGTTTTGAATCGTTAAGAAGGACAAGTTACGGGGAGAACAAAATGTACAATTGTTCGAATAGGGAGGAAGGAATTTGCTGAAGGATTTTTTTTCAAAACAAAAAAAGACGTATGCAACTGTACCGGTGAATGATTTGAAAAAAGATGTTCCTGAGGGCATTATGACGAAATGTCCAAACTGTAAAAAAATAATGTTTACGAAGGAATTGCGTCAAAATTTAAAAGTATGTTTCCAATGCGGTTACCATTTCCAAATGAATGCCCGAGAGCGACTCGACAGTATACTCGATGCCGGCTCCTTTGAAGAAACGGATGAACGGCTCGTTTCTGATAATCCCCTCAATTTTCCAGGTTACTTGGAAAAATTGGAAAAGGATCGTTCAAAGGCAAAAATGAATGAGGCAGTGGTCACAGGCATTGGTGCCATTAAAGAAATGCAAACGACCATTGCGGTAATGGATGCATCCTTTCGTATGGGGAGTATGGGCTCGGTCGTCGGTGAAAAAATTACGCGATTAATCGAACTGGCAGATGAACGTCATTTACCTTTCATCATTTTTACCGCTTCCGGTGGTGCCCGTATGCAAGAAGGAGTGTTAAGCTTAATGCAAATGGCGAAAACGAGCGCTGCTTTGAAACGGTTCAGTGAAAACGGTGGACTCGTCATCTCCGTCATGACTCATCCGACGACCGGAGGGGTATCTGCAAGTTTCGCC
Coding sequences within:
- a CDS encoding FadR/GntR family transcriptional regulator yields the protein MNEREKQTKVYLEIVKQIKNIIDEHQLSPGGKLPSERELAEQLQAGRSSVREALRALELLGLIETRRGEGTFIADFRNHRLVEILSGFILNNDQAKKDVSETKRMLERSAIHLLIDQKKRMDPLVFKDMDEHTYFQTMIEKTDNFLLLKIWRILSNFELSLQVKHTLKKDSYIQLIEAINEGNKEKVDRFFLHERTVLNR
- the accD gene encoding acetyl-CoA carboxylase, carboxyltransferase subunit beta, which codes for MLKDFFSKQKKTYATVPVNDLKKDVPEGIMTKCPNCKKIMFTKELRQNLKVCFQCGYHFQMNARERLDSILDAGSFEETDERLVSDNPLNFPGYLEKLEKDRSKAKMNEAVVTGIGAIKEMQTTIAVMDASFRMGSMGSVVGEKITRLIELADERHLPFIIFTASGGARMQEGVLSLMQMAKTSAALKRFSENGGLVISVMTHPTTGGVSASFASLGDYNLAEPGALIGFAGRRIIEQTIREELPDDFQTAEFLLKHGQLDAVIHRKDLRDQLAFLLDLHIKGGDVTWD